Proteins co-encoded in one Salvia splendens isolate huo1 chromosome 4, SspV2, whole genome shotgun sequence genomic window:
- the LOC121801204 gene encoding uncharacterized protein LOC121801204 isoform X2, with product MESGGLHFTLLTHSSNMDMDSINGFFDQTLRYCTFSESELEDCIDLYPKMSEFQGLLVKDIPIQYGVFRVDGTLFMVGGCRLEDDIIASEPTNWMWSVSPPPPHVASPNMCWTRCPTAMNVKRIISVLVPLRDGRIFICGGTADLESWAEIYDPAKGLFEARKLSDDIGYPRPSSCFQWTDELVVIYYHCWVYSKELFYCPWYSGDLGEDKQHTKPSLLSYNLRTKEWEVIEEKLPEPLPHSYNKMKRNLVYVGCDTLFIIDSTYNWFSYNLSSKEVGKVKFEVQSKEDVDEYDYIYELVVGAVYAGNNVSQSTGWVIYIFQLDMDMFETCLRYSKVEVVQCKGMDYVATVLSSGLVTVGFFSDVDIIVDREIAKNEVKTNALAGKGE from the exons ATGGAGAGCGGTGGATTACACTTCACTTTGCTTACCCATAGCTCCAATATGGATATGGATTCGATAAACGGATTCTTTGATCAGACTCTGCGATATTGTACTTTCAGCGAGTCGGAGTTGGAGGATTGTATTGATCTATATCCTAAAATGTCTGAATTTCAAGGACTTTTAGTAAAAGACATTCCAATTCAATATGGAGTTTTCCGTGTCGATGGTACCTTGTTCATGGTCGGAGGTTGCCGTTTGGAGGATGATATCATAGCCTCGGAACCAACCAACTGGATGTGGTCTGTATCGCCACCACCTCCACATGTTGCTTCTCCAAATATGTGTTGGACTCGTTGCCCCACGGCTATGAATGTAAAGCGAATCATCTCCGTGCTAGTCCCATTACGCGATGGCAGGATATTCATCTGTGGGGGCACTGCTGATCTAGAAAGTTGGGCTGAGATCTATGACCCAGCGAAAGGCCTGTTCGAGGCTAGGAAATTATCTGATGATATTGGATATCCCCGGCCAAGTTCTTGCTTTCAGTGGACCGACGAACTGGTTGTGATATACTATCACTGTTGGGTTTACAGCAAAGAACTATTCTACTGCCCATGGTACAGCGGCGACTTAGGCGAAGATAAACAACATACAAAACCATCTCTCCTCTCGTACAACTTGCGGACAAAGGAGTGGGAAGTCATAGAAGAAAAGCTCCCTGAACCATTACCTCACTCATATAACAAGATGAAGAGGAACCTTGTCTATGTGGGGTGCGACACTCTATTCATTATCGACAGCACATATAATTGGTTCAGCTACAATCTGTCCTCCAAGGAGGTTGGGAAAGTCAAGTTTGAGGTTCAGAGTAAGGAGGATGTGGATGAGTATGACTATATATATGAGCTCGTGGTGGGAGCTGTCTACGCTGGCAATAATGTTAGTCAAAGTACAGGTTGGGTCATCTACATATTCCAGCTTGATATGGACATGTTCGAGACGTGTCTTCGATATTCCAAGGTTGAAGTTGTCCAATGCAAGGGCATGGACTACGTTGCTACAGTTCTGTCCAGTGGTCTCGTAACAGTCGGTTTTTTTTCCGATGTTGATAT CATTGTTGACCGTGAGATCGCAAAGAATGAAGTCAAGACTAATGCTCTGGCCGGCAAAGGTGAGTGA
- the LOC121801204 gene encoding uncharacterized protein LOC121801204 isoform X1, with amino-acid sequence MESGGLHFTLLTHSSNMDMDSINGFFDQTLRYCTFSESELEDCIDLYPKMSEFQGLLVKDIPIQYGVFRVDGTLFMVGGCRLEDDIIASEPTNWMWSVSPPPPHVASPNMCWTRCPTAMNVKRIISVLVPLRDGRIFICGGTADLESWAEIYDPAKGLFEARKLSDDIGYPRPSSCFQWTDELVVIYYHCWVYSKELFYCPWYSGDLGEDKQHTKPSLLSYNLRTKEWEVIEEKLPEPLPHSYNKMKRNLVYVGCDTLFIIDSTYNWFSYNLSSKEVGKVKFEVQSKEDVDEYDYIYELVVGAVYAGNNVSQSTGWVIYIFQLDMDMFETCLRYSKVEVVQCKGMDYVATVLSSGLVTVGFFSDVDIIVDREIAKNEVKTNALAGKALLPKKRARESLLKEKGEEKIDDE; translated from the exons ATGGAGAGCGGTGGATTACACTTCACTTTGCTTACCCATAGCTCCAATATGGATATGGATTCGATAAACGGATTCTTTGATCAGACTCTGCGATATTGTACTTTCAGCGAGTCGGAGTTGGAGGATTGTATTGATCTATATCCTAAAATGTCTGAATTTCAAGGACTTTTAGTAAAAGACATTCCAATTCAATATGGAGTTTTCCGTGTCGATGGTACCTTGTTCATGGTCGGAGGTTGCCGTTTGGAGGATGATATCATAGCCTCGGAACCAACCAACTGGATGTGGTCTGTATCGCCACCACCTCCACATGTTGCTTCTCCAAATATGTGTTGGACTCGTTGCCCCACGGCTATGAATGTAAAGCGAATCATCTCCGTGCTAGTCCCATTACGCGATGGCAGGATATTCATCTGTGGGGGCACTGCTGATCTAGAAAGTTGGGCTGAGATCTATGACCCAGCGAAAGGCCTGTTCGAGGCTAGGAAATTATCTGATGATATTGGATATCCCCGGCCAAGTTCTTGCTTTCAGTGGACCGACGAACTGGTTGTGATATACTATCACTGTTGGGTTTACAGCAAAGAACTATTCTACTGCCCATGGTACAGCGGCGACTTAGGCGAAGATAAACAACATACAAAACCATCTCTCCTCTCGTACAACTTGCGGACAAAGGAGTGGGAAGTCATAGAAGAAAAGCTCCCTGAACCATTACCTCACTCATATAACAAGATGAAGAGGAACCTTGTCTATGTGGGGTGCGACACTCTATTCATTATCGACAGCACATATAATTGGTTCAGCTACAATCTGTCCTCCAAGGAGGTTGGGAAAGTCAAGTTTGAGGTTCAGAGTAAGGAGGATGTGGATGAGTATGACTATATATATGAGCTCGTGGTGGGAGCTGTCTACGCTGGCAATAATGTTAGTCAAAGTACAGGTTGGGTCATCTACATATTCCAGCTTGATATGGACATGTTCGAGACGTGTCTTCGATATTCCAAGGTTGAAGTTGTCCAATGCAAGGGCATGGACTACGTTGCTACAGTTCTGTCCAGTGGTCTCGTAACAGTCGGTTTTTTTTCCGATGTTGATAT CATTGTTGACCGTGAGATCGCAAAGAATGAAGTCAAGACTAATGCTCTGGCCGGCAAAG CATTGCTGCCGAAAAAGCGAGCACGAGAGTCGCTGTTGAAAGAGAAAGGAGAAGAGAAGATTGATGATGAGTGA